Proteins from one Mycobacterium sp. HUMS_12744610 genomic window:
- a CDS encoding cytochrome P450 → MPTDLLSPPPRAILSAARSSVISLLRPVATGAYRDLRRPRSSSAPASVPRTTLDPTLAPHIADPYPDYERIRQHPVVVNERLGVWMVGRYDDVHTAVRDNVAFSSKDGVMLRSFVSSVVLLADPPEHTRLRRITAPMFSKRAVQSFTTDIRALAAESIAKLTNGDVVDVVDGLTIPMPINVIARILGVPQDQWPAFRAVSDKFAQMFAPRSVPEVARLMASIVPAYVHMHSFIDAEMRRRDGEPADDLLSRLRAATSAGELTNDEAFMYALILLVAGNETTTNLLGMLLVRLAGDPALFAELKADRSLLPAAVEETARWGSPVQWVTRTATVPCAIGDTVIPRGAKTVLFYASANRDPAKFPEPDRFDIHRDTTGHLAFGHGLHFCLGAHLARLETITAADCLLDEVDGLELAGPVRWGTTPSLQGPVSVPLRVTRG, encoded by the coding sequence ATGCCCACCGATCTCCTCAGTCCGCCACCCCGAGCCATCTTGTCGGCGGCGCGCAGCTCCGTGATCAGCCTTTTGCGGCCGGTCGCCACCGGTGCCTACCGCGATCTGCGTCGTCCCCGGTCGAGTTCCGCCCCGGCGTCCGTGCCGCGCACGACGCTCGACCCCACGCTGGCGCCGCACATCGCCGACCCCTATCCCGATTACGAGCGAATCCGGCAACATCCCGTCGTGGTCAACGAGCGGCTGGGGGTCTGGATGGTCGGACGCTACGACGACGTGCACACCGCGGTCCGCGACAATGTCGCGTTCTCGTCGAAAGACGGCGTCATGCTCCGATCGTTCGTGTCCAGCGTCGTGCTGCTCGCCGACCCACCCGAACACACCCGTCTGCGACGCATCACCGCGCCCATGTTCAGCAAACGCGCGGTCCAGAGCTTCACGACGGACATCCGCGCACTGGCCGCCGAGTCGATCGCGAAGCTGACCAACGGTGACGTCGTGGACGTCGTGGACGGCCTGACCATCCCGATGCCGATCAACGTGATCGCCCGAATTCTCGGCGTTCCGCAGGATCAGTGGCCGGCATTTCGCGCGGTCTCGGACAAATTCGCGCAGATGTTCGCTCCCCGTTCGGTGCCCGAGGTCGCGCGTTTGATGGCGTCGATCGTGCCCGCCTACGTGCACATGCACAGCTTCATCGACGCCGAAATGCGACGCCGCGACGGCGAACCCGCCGACGACCTGCTGAGCCGGCTGCGCGCAGCCACGAGCGCGGGTGAGCTCACCAACGACGAAGCGTTCATGTACGCGCTGATCCTGCTGGTGGCAGGCAACGAGACGACCACCAACCTGCTGGGTATGCTGCTGGTCAGGCTGGCGGGGGACCCCGCGCTGTTCGCCGAGCTGAAAGCGGACCGCAGCCTGCTTCCCGCCGCGGTCGAGGAGACGGCCCGCTGGGGCTCGCCGGTCCAGTGGGTGACCCGAACCGCGACAGTCCCCTGCGCGATCGGCGACACGGTGATCCCCAGGGGCGCGAAGACGGTGCTGTTCTACGCGTCGGCCAACCGCGACCCCGCCAAGTTCCCCGAGCCCGATCGCTTCGACATCCACCGGGACACCACCGGGCACCTGGCTTTCGGCCACGGCCTGCACTTCTGTCTGGGGGCGCATCTGGCGCGGCTGGAGACGATCACCGCCGCCGACTGCCTGCTCGACGAAGTCGACGGCCTGGAGTTGGCCGGGCCCGTCCGTTGGGGTACGACGCCGTCGTTGCAGGGTCCGGTGTCGGTGCCCCTGCGCGTCACGCGGGGCTGA
- a CDS encoding NAD(P)/FAD-dependent oxidoreductase, with product MTDDDVEVLVIGAGLAGLRCAGVLAAAGREVRVWEAGDDVGGRIRTDVVDGFRCDRGFQVLNPAYPELAACVDLDALRLQPFAAGVAVRRERDAAVLAHPLREPARIPKMLASGIIRPREAIGLGRWAAGALRPHTVKSGHGDGAVRERLDRCGARGELRRVVDRFLAGVVLEDTGATSNAFCLLLARMFVLGVPGLPADGMHALPQQLARPLTSRITLGRRVTHVERDGNRWTVRAPDAVARARDVVVAIDPVAAAALTGHPPPAMRGVVTDWWAADEAPSTLPMLWVDGRPRPPGPVLNTAVISAAAPSYAPPGRHLICASALLTAEGEPPEEDATRRHAADVLGADGRGWRLLQRHVIPDALPAQPPPLRVRRPVRIREGLWWCGDHRDTASIQGALVSGRRTAEQILRQMSPSGPS from the coding sequence GTGACCGACGACGACGTCGAGGTGCTGGTCATCGGCGCGGGCCTGGCCGGGTTGCGTTGTGCCGGCGTGCTGGCCGCCGCGGGCCGCGAGGTGCGGGTGTGGGAAGCCGGCGACGACGTCGGTGGCCGCATCCGCACCGATGTGGTCGACGGCTTCCGGTGCGACCGCGGCTTCCAGGTGCTCAACCCGGCCTATCCGGAGCTCGCAGCCTGCGTCGACCTCGACGCCCTGCGCCTGCAACCGTTCGCCGCCGGGGTGGCGGTGCGGCGCGAGCGCGACGCGGCGGTGCTGGCCCATCCGCTGCGCGAGCCGGCGCGGATACCGAAGATGCTCGCCTCGGGCATTATCCGGCCCCGCGAAGCCATCGGGCTCGGGCGCTGGGCGGCCGGGGCGTTGCGACCGCACACCGTCAAATCCGGGCACGGCGACGGCGCCGTGCGCGAGCGGCTGGACCGCTGCGGCGCCCGCGGCGAACTGCGCCGGGTCGTCGACCGCTTCCTCGCCGGTGTCGTGCTCGAGGACACCGGCGCCACCTCCAACGCGTTCTGCCTGCTGCTGGCCCGCATGTTCGTGCTCGGGGTGCCCGGCCTGCCGGCCGACGGCATGCACGCACTGCCGCAACAGCTCGCTCGGCCGCTGACAAGCCGAATCACCTTGGGCCGCAGGGTGACCCACGTCGAGCGTGACGGGAACCGGTGGACGGTACGGGCTCCCGACGCCGTCGCGCGCGCCCGCGACGTCGTGGTGGCCATCGATCCGGTGGCGGCCGCGGCGCTGACCGGCCATCCGCCGCCGGCCATGCGCGGCGTCGTGACCGACTGGTGGGCCGCCGACGAGGCGCCCAGCACGCTGCCGATGCTCTGGGTCGACGGGCGACCCCGGCCGCCCGGACCGGTACTCAACACCGCCGTCATCAGCGCCGCCGCACCCAGCTATGCCCCGCCGGGGCGCCATCTGATCTGCGCGTCGGCGCTGCTGACGGCGGAGGGAGAGCCGCCCGAGGAGGACGCGACGCGGCGCCATGCCGCCGACGTCCTGGGCGCCGACGGCCGCGGCTGGCGGCTGCTGCAACGCCACGTCATTCCCGACGCACTACCGGCTCAGCCGCCGCCGCTGCGCGTGCGCCGCCCCGTGCGCATCCGCGAGGGCCTGTGGTGGTGTGGCGACCACCGTGACACCGCCTCCATCCAGGGCGCGCTGGTGAGCGGACGGCGTACCGCCGAACAGATACTCCGGCAAATGTCGCCGTCCGGCCCGTCCTGA
- a CDS encoding CoA transferase produces MQMADGLLDAVRVLDLSTGDADAVTRLFADLGADVLKVETPGGSPEREALPTLGGAGVAFAMHNANKRATVLDPYDDGDCDRFHELVAGADIVVDSGPEGLAAAFGTSAAHLAAHHQQLVVVSITDFGATGPRSSWRATDPVLYAMGGSLSRSGPPTGTPVLPPDGIASATAAVQAAWATLVAYYNRLRCGTGEYIDFSRFDAVVMSLDPAFGAHGQAAAGIRRAGRWRGRPRNQDAYPIHACKDGYVRLCVMAPRQWRGLRRWLGEPEAFQDPRYDVIGERFAAWPEIGVLIEALFADQTMAELVAAGQEHGVPIAAVLTPSQILASDHFEAVGAITDAELAHGVRARVPNGYFVVDGQRAGYRTAAPAAGQDEPYWRANPAVVTSPSGRIGDYPFAGLRILDLGVIVAGGELSRLFGDMGAEIVKIESADYPDGLRQARAGEAMSESFAWTHRNNLGFGLNLRSAEGNRIFRRLVAEADAVFANFKPGTLASLGFSYEELRAANPRVVLAESSAYGDSGPWSARLGYGPLVRATTGVTRLWTPADPDEGAGAARHAFYDATTIFPDHVVGRVTAIAALAALIHRDRTGGGAHVHISQAEVVVNQLDTLYVTRAALAAGLARIHEDTALHAVYPCAGDDEWCVISIRDDDEWRCIASAFDRPQWAEDQRFATGEARLANRRELVELVSSWTRTRTPARVAQLLQSAGVAAGPMNRPPDLLEDQQLRDRKLFAEMVHPLIERRLPAETGPAPFGHIPPARQRPAPQPGQDTRVICRELLGMSDAETERLITDGVLFGPA; encoded by the coding sequence GTGCAGATGGCCGACGGGTTGCTCGACGCCGTGCGCGTCCTCGACTTGTCCACGGGGGACGCCGACGCGGTGACCCGCCTGTTCGCCGATCTGGGCGCCGACGTCCTCAAGGTCGAGACGCCGGGCGGGAGCCCGGAACGCGAGGCGCTGCCGACGCTGGGCGGTGCCGGCGTGGCGTTCGCGATGCACAACGCCAACAAGCGCGCCACGGTGCTGGACCCGTACGACGACGGCGACTGCGACCGCTTCCACGAACTGGTCGCGGGCGCCGACATCGTCGTCGACAGCGGCCCCGAAGGGCTGGCCGCCGCGTTCGGGACCTCCGCCGCGCACCTGGCCGCCCACCACCAGCAGCTGGTCGTGGTCTCGATCACCGACTTCGGTGCCACGGGGCCGCGGTCGTCGTGGCGGGCCACCGATCCGGTGCTGTACGCGATGGGCGGCTCGCTGTCGCGGTCGGGGCCTCCCACCGGCACCCCGGTGCTGCCGCCGGACGGCATCGCCTCGGCGACCGCCGCCGTGCAGGCCGCATGGGCCACACTCGTCGCGTACTACAACCGGTTGCGTTGCGGCACAGGCGAATACATCGACTTCTCCCGGTTCGACGCCGTCGTCATGTCACTGGACCCCGCGTTCGGCGCGCACGGGCAGGCCGCGGCCGGGATCCGTCGCGCGGGGCGGTGGCGCGGGCGCCCGAGGAACCAGGACGCCTACCCGATCCATGCCTGCAAGGACGGCTACGTCCGGTTGTGCGTGATGGCGCCGCGGCAATGGCGCGGCCTGCGGCGCTGGCTGGGGGAGCCGGAGGCCTTCCAGGACCCCCGCTACGACGTGATCGGCGAGCGGTTCGCGGCCTGGCCGGAGATCGGGGTGCTGATCGAGGCCTTGTTCGCCGATCAGACCATGGCAGAGCTGGTGGCCGCCGGCCAAGAGCACGGGGTGCCGATCGCCGCGGTGCTGACGCCGTCGCAGATCCTGGCCTCCGACCATTTCGAGGCGGTCGGCGCGATCACCGACGCGGAACTGGCTCACGGCGTGCGCGCCCGGGTGCCGAACGGCTATTTCGTCGTCGACGGGCAGCGCGCCGGGTACCGCACCGCGGCCCCCGCGGCCGGGCAGGACGAACCGTACTGGCGCGCCAACCCGGCGGTGGTGACGTCGCCGTCCGGCCGGATCGGCGACTATCCGTTCGCGGGGCTGCGCATCCTCGACCTGGGTGTCATCGTCGCCGGCGGCGAGCTGAGCCGGTTGTTCGGCGACATGGGCGCCGAGATCGTCAAGATCGAAAGCGCCGACTATCCCGACGGGCTGCGCCAGGCCCGCGCCGGCGAGGCGATGAGCGAGTCGTTCGCCTGGACCCACCGCAACAACCTGGGCTTCGGCCTAAACCTGCGCAGCGCCGAGGGCAACCGGATCTTCCGCCGCCTCGTCGCCGAGGCGGACGCGGTCTTCGCCAACTTCAAGCCTGGAACCCTTGCCTCCCTTGGGTTTTCGTACGAGGAACTGCGCGCTGCAAACCCGCGTGTCGTGCTCGCGGAGAGCAGCGCCTACGGCGACAGCGGGCCGTGGAGCGCCCGCCTGGGCTACGGCCCGCTGGTGCGGGCGACCACCGGCGTCACCCGGCTCTGGACACCGGCCGACCCCGACGAAGGGGCCGGGGCCGCCCGGCACGCCTTCTACGACGCGACGACGATATTTCCCGACCACGTTGTCGGCCGGGTCACCGCCATCGCGGCGCTGGCGGCGCTGATCCACCGCGACCGGACCGGCGGCGGGGCGCACGTGCACATCTCCCAGGCCGAGGTCGTGGTGAACCAGCTCGACACCCTCTACGTCACCCGGGCCGCGCTGGCCGCCGGCCTGGCCCGAATCCACGAGGACACCGCCCTGCACGCCGTCTACCCGTGTGCGGGCGACGACGAATGGTGCGTCATCTCCATCCGGGACGACGACGAATGGCGCTGCATAGCTTCGGCTTTCGACCGCCCACAGTGGGCCGAGGACCAGCGCTTCGCCACCGGCGAGGCGCGCCTGGCCAACCGGCGCGAGCTGGTGGAGCTGGTCTCCTCCTGGACCCGCACCCGCACCCCGGCGCGGGTCGCCCAACTGCTGCAGTCGGCCGGGGTCGCCGCCGGACCGATGAACCGCCCCCCGGACCTCCTCGAGGACCAGCAGCTGCGAGACCGGAAACTGTTCGCCGAGATGGTGCATCCGCTCATCGAACGTCGGCTGCCGGCCGAGACCGGCCCGGCCCCGTTCGGGCACATTCCGCCGGCCCGCCAGCGCCCCGCGCCGCAACCCGGGCAGGACACCCGCGTGATCTGCCGGGAGTTGCTGGGGATGAGCGACGCGGAGACCGAGCGGCTGATCACCGACGGCGTGCTGTTCGGTCCGGCGTGA
- a CDS encoding DUF427 domain-containing protein: MTRQRQRDAPQPENVWDYPRPPRIEPFTGAITVELGGEVVASASRALRVLETSHPPTYYLPRDAFTARALRPVSGSSWCEWKGQAAYYDVVGGNAVAPKAAWTYPSPTPAFASIAGMVAVMASRVDRCTVNGEVVVPQPGDFYGGWITSWITGPFKGGPRSMGW; encoded by the coding sequence ATGACTCGCCAACGCCAACGCGACGCCCCGCAGCCGGAAAACGTGTGGGACTATCCGCGGCCGCCCCGGATCGAGCCCTTCACCGGTGCCATCACCGTCGAGCTCGGCGGTGAGGTGGTGGCGTCGGCCTCGCGGGCCCTTCGGGTGCTCGAAACCAGCCACCCACCCACCTACTACCTTCCCCGCGACGCGTTCACCGCCAGGGCGTTGCGCCCGGTGTCCGGCAGCTCGTGGTGCGAATGGAAAGGTCAGGCCGCCTACTACGACGTCGTCGGCGGCAACGCCGTCGCCCCGAAGGCGGCGTGGACCTATCCGAGCCCGACACCCGCGTTCGCGTCGATCGCCGGCATGGTCGCGGTGATGGCTTCGCGGGTCGACCGGTGCACCGTCAACGGCGAGGTCGTCGTGCCGCAGCCGGGTGATTTCTACGGTGGCTGGATCACCAGCTGGATCACCGGTCCGTTCAAAGGCGGTCCCCGATCGATGGGTTGGTGA
- a CDS encoding undecaprenyl-diphosphate phosphatase — translation MSAHLSYLEAVVVGAFQGVTELFPVSSLGHSVLVPALIGGRWAQDLNVSAPKSPYLAFIVGLHVATAAALLVFFWRDWVRIVAGLVSSVRHRRIQTSGERLAWLLVAATIPVGLAGLLLESTFRTTLGKPIPSAAFLLLNGFALYAGEVLRRRLAPAPAGPAAEAAQAHGGEAVDDRLGRLPLGRGVLIGCAQILALFPGISRSGITIVAGLWRGLSHEDAARFSFLLATPIILAAGLYKIPELFGPLGEGIFGQVVAGSIASFVSAYFAVRYLTSYFETRTLTPFAIYCAVVGGASLVWLSLR, via the coding sequence GTGAGCGCGCACTTGAGCTACCTCGAGGCCGTGGTGGTCGGCGCTTTCCAGGGCGTCACCGAGTTGTTCCCGGTATCCAGCCTCGGCCACTCGGTGCTGGTCCCGGCGCTGATCGGGGGGCGGTGGGCGCAGGACCTCAACGTCTCCGCCCCGAAGTCGCCGTACCTGGCCTTCATAGTCGGTCTGCACGTCGCGACCGCCGCCGCCCTGCTGGTGTTCTTCTGGCGGGACTGGGTGCGCATCGTGGCCGGACTGGTGTCGTCGGTGCGGCATCGCCGCATCCAGACCTCGGGCGAGCGGCTGGCCTGGCTGCTGGTGGCGGCCACCATCCCGGTGGGGCTGGCCGGGCTGCTGCTGGAATCGACGTTCCGCACGACACTGGGCAAACCCATCCCGTCGGCGGCGTTCCTGCTGCTGAACGGCTTCGCCCTTTATGCCGGCGAGGTGCTGCGTCGCCGCCTCGCCCCCGCACCGGCGGGCCCGGCCGCCGAGGCGGCGCAGGCCCACGGCGGCGAGGCCGTCGACGACCGGCTCGGCCGCCTGCCGCTGGGCCGCGGTGTGCTTATCGGGTGCGCCCAGATCCTCGCGCTGTTCCCCGGCATCAGCCGCTCGGGCATCACCATCGTGGCCGGGCTGTGGCGCGGCCTGTCGCACGAAGACGCCGCCCGCTTCTCCTTCCTGCTGGCGACGCCGATCATCCTGGCCGCCGGGCTGTACAAGATCCCGGAGTTGTTCGGGCCGCTGGGCGAGGGCATCTTCGGCCAGGTCGTGGCAGGCAGCATCGCATCGTTCGTCAGCGCCTACTTCGCCGTGCGGTACCTCACCAGTTACTTCGAGACCCGCACGCTCACGCCGTTCGCCATCTACTGCGCCGTGGTCGGCGGCGCCAGCCTGGTCTGGCTGAGCCTGCGGTAA
- a CDS encoding phosphoketolase, with translation MSLETGAMTPAVPESLSDDELTLIDRYWRAANYLSVGQIYLLDNPLLTEPLEARHVKPRLLGHWGTTPGLNLIYAHLNRIIRNRDANLIYVTGPGHGGPGLVANAYLEGTYSEVYTGIEEDAEGLRKLFRQFSFPGGIPSHVAAQTPGSIHEGGELGYALVHAYGAAFDNPDLVVACVIGDGEAETGPLATSWHSNKFLNPALDGAVLPILHLNGYKIANPTVLSRIPHAELESLLSGYGYRPITVAGDDPADVHRQLAAALDDAFDDITGIQAGARRGGRPERPVWPMIVLRTPKGWTGPKTVDGKKVEGTWRAHQVPLAETHDNAEHRAQLAAWLRSYRPEELFDDTGALRPELRALAPRGDRRMSANPHANGGLLLRDLDLPDFRDYAVQVSRPATETHEATRVLGTFLRDVIARNGDRFRLMGPDETASNRLDAVYGATDKVWLSETTPDDEHLAPDGRVMEVLSEHLCQGWLEGYLLTGRHGLFTCYEAFVHIVDSMLNQHAKWLSTSRELPWRQPIASLNYLLTSHVWRQDHNGASHQDPGFIDLVANKRAELTRVYLPPDGNTLLSVADHCLRSRNYVNVIVAGKQPALAYLDMDEAIAHCTRGLGIWQWASTATAEPDVVLACAGDVPTLETLAAADILRRELPDLAVRVVNVVDLMRLQPESEHPHGLPDKEFDALFTRDKPVIFAYHGYPWLIHRLTYRRTVHPHLHVRGFKERGTTTTPFDMVMLNDLDRFHLVMDVIDRVDGLGSRAAVLRQRMADARLAARSYTREHGEDDPQIAGWTWARTE, from the coding sequence GTGAGTCTGGAAACCGGAGCAATGACCCCAGCCGTACCCGAATCCCTGTCCGACGACGAACTGACCCTCATCGACAGGTACTGGCGCGCCGCCAACTACCTGTCCGTCGGGCAGATCTACCTGCTGGACAATCCGCTACTGACCGAACCGCTGGAAGCCCGCCACGTCAAACCCCGGCTGCTCGGCCACTGGGGCACCACGCCCGGGCTGAACCTGATCTACGCGCACCTCAACCGCATCATCCGCAACCGCGACGCCAACCTCATCTACGTCACCGGGCCCGGGCACGGCGGCCCGGGTCTGGTGGCCAACGCCTACCTGGAAGGCACCTACAGCGAGGTGTACACGGGCATCGAGGAGGACGCCGAGGGACTGCGCAAGCTGTTCCGGCAGTTCTCCTTCCCCGGCGGCATCCCCAGCCACGTGGCTGCCCAGACGCCGGGATCCATCCACGAGGGCGGCGAACTGGGCTACGCGCTGGTGCATGCCTACGGCGCCGCTTTCGACAACCCCGACCTGGTGGTCGCCTGCGTGATCGGGGACGGCGAGGCCGAGACCGGGCCGCTGGCCACCAGCTGGCACTCGAACAAATTCCTCAACCCGGCCCTCGACGGGGCCGTGTTGCCGATCCTGCACCTCAACGGCTACAAGATCGCCAATCCGACCGTGCTGTCCCGGATTCCACACGCGGAGCTTGAGTCGCTGCTCAGCGGCTACGGCTACCGGCCGATCACGGTCGCCGGGGACGACCCGGCCGACGTGCACCGGCAGCTGGCCGCCGCCCTGGACGACGCTTTCGACGACATCACCGGCATCCAGGCCGGGGCGCGCCGCGGCGGCCGGCCGGAGCGGCCCGTATGGCCGATGATCGTGCTGCGCACCCCCAAGGGCTGGACCGGCCCGAAGACGGTCGACGGGAAAAAAGTCGAGGGCACCTGGCGGGCGCATCAGGTTCCGCTGGCCGAGACCCACGACAACGCCGAACACCGGGCGCAGCTCGCGGCGTGGCTGCGCAGCTACCGGCCCGAGGAGTTGTTCGACGACACCGGCGCGCTGCGCCCCGAACTGCGGGCGCTGGCCCCCCGCGGTGATCGCCGGATGAGCGCGAACCCGCACGCCAACGGCGGGCTGCTGCTGCGCGACCTGGACCTGCCGGACTTTCGCGACTACGCGGTGCAGGTGTCGCGCCCGGCGACCGAAACCCACGAGGCGACCCGCGTGCTGGGGACGTTCCTCCGGGACGTGATCGCCCGCAACGGCGACCGGTTCCGCCTGATGGGGCCCGACGAGACCGCCTCCAATCGGCTGGACGCCGTGTACGGCGCGACGGACAAGGTGTGGCTCTCGGAGACGACGCCGGATGACGAGCACCTGGCCCCCGACGGCCGCGTGATGGAGGTGCTCTCCGAGCACCTGTGCCAGGGCTGGCTGGAGGGCTACCTGCTGACCGGCCGGCACGGGCTGTTCACCTGCTACGAGGCGTTCGTGCACATCGTCGACTCGATGCTCAACCAGCACGCGAAATGGCTGTCCACCAGCAGGGAACTACCCTGGCGGCAGCCGATCGCCTCGCTGAACTACCTGCTGACCTCCCACGTGTGGCGCCAGGACCACAACGGCGCGTCGCACCAGGACCCCGGCTTCATCGACCTGGTCGCCAACAAGCGGGCCGAGCTGACGCGCGTCTACCTGCCGCCGGACGGCAACACCCTGCTGTCGGTGGCCGACCACTGCCTGCGTAGCCGCAACTACGTCAACGTCATCGTCGCCGGCAAGCAGCCCGCGCTGGCCTACCTCGACATGGACGAGGCGATCGCGCACTGCACCCGGGGCCTGGGGATCTGGCAGTGGGCCAGCACCGCCACCGCCGAACCCGACGTGGTGCTGGCCTGCGCCGGTGACGTCCCGACGCTGGAAACCCTCGCCGCCGCCGACATCCTGCGCCGGGAACTGCCCGACCTGGCGGTCCGCGTGGTCAACGTCGTTGACCTGATGCGCCTGCAGCCGGAATCCGAACACCCGCACGGGTTGCCGGACAAGGAGTTCGACGCCCTGTTCACCCGCGACAAGCCGGTCATCTTCGCCTACCACGGCTACCCGTGGCTGATCCACCGGCTCACCTACCGGCGCACCGTGCACCCGCACCTGCACGTGCGCGGCTTCAAGGAGCGCGGTACCACGACGACGCCGTTCGACATGGTGATGCTCAACGACCTGGACCGCTTCCACCTGGTCATGGACGTCATCGACCGGGTGGACGGGCTGGGCAGCCGCGCCGCGGTGCTGCGCCAGCGGATGGCCGACGCGCGGCTGGCAGCGCGCAGCTACACGCGCGAGCACGGCGAGGACGACCCCCAGATCGCCGGCTGGACCTGGGCGCGTACCGAGTGA
- a CDS encoding SDR family oxidoreductase: MADTAALGIKVRGKVVVITGGARGIGLATATALHNLGARVAIGDVDEVRVKESGAALGLDVYGKLDVTDPHSFADFLDEVERQLGPIDVLVNNAGIMPLGRIVDEPDAVTRRILDINVYGVILGSKLAAQRMAARGCGHVINVASLAGETYLAGAATYCASKHAVIGFTDAARIEHRRTGVKFSVVMPTFVNTELIAGTSGATGIKNAEPADIADAIVDLVARPKPRVRVTRLAGAIIASQKFLPRALAEGINRVLGGEHVFTDDVDVEGRRAYEARARGDG; the protein is encoded by the coding sequence ATGGCAGACACGGCAGCCCTCGGCATCAAGGTCCGCGGCAAGGTCGTCGTGATCACCGGCGGCGCCCGCGGCATCGGGCTGGCGACCGCCACGGCCCTGCACAACCTGGGCGCCCGGGTGGCGATCGGCGACGTCGACGAGGTGCGGGTCAAGGAGTCGGGCGCCGCCCTCGGCCTCGACGTCTACGGCAAACTCGACGTCACCGACCCGCACTCGTTCGCCGATTTCCTCGACGAGGTCGAACGCCAACTCGGCCCGATCGACGTGCTGGTCAACAACGCGGGCATCATGCCGCTGGGCCGCATCGTCGACGAACCCGACGCGGTAACCCGGCGCATCCTCGACATCAACGTCTACGGTGTGATCCTGGGCAGCAAGCTGGCGGCGCAGCGCATGGCCGCCCGGGGCTGCGGCCACGTGATCAACGTCGCGTCGCTGGCCGGGGAGACGTACCTGGCCGGGGCGGCCACCTACTGCGCCAGCAAGCACGCGGTGATCGGTTTCACCGATGCGGCCCGCATCGAGCACCGGCGGACCGGCGTGAAGTTCTCGGTGGTGATGCCGACGTTCGTCAACACCGAACTCATCGCCGGAACCTCGGGGGCCACGGGGATCAAGAACGCCGAGCCCGCCGACATCGCCGACGCGATCGTCGACCTGGTGGCCCGCCCGAAGCCGCGGGTGCGGGTCACCCGGCTGGCCGGCGCGATCATCGCGTCGCAGAAGTTCTTGCCCCGCGCGCTGGCCGAGGGCATCAACCGGGTGCTCGGCGGCGAACACGTCTTCACCGACGATGTCGACGTCGAAGGGCGGCGGGCCTACGAGGCCCGGGCCCGCGGTGACGGGTAG